The Solanum lycopersicum chromosome 9, SLM_r2.1 genome window below encodes:
- the LOC104645401 gene encoding uncharacterized protein isoform X1, producing MSSLPQHSNADDVHGSVPQVSPKSAADVHGSVPDVSQNPAADVHGYADLQNVNNIIPHIEELKGHLKTYVDKKFEELIILIKANHSQLMQSISKENINFQADTSTFQSDKQTSQQIPFDLDDMGGVAEDGGGFSGKNGEHHIIDDAGDVDMDGVGVSVNEGEQIVSDNPKSHQDLNEHIMDQAVDDNVHHNIPHVLPEKTTMDSSDSSTSTTISPSTQAAIDALIKDLGKDATNARPLYSYDPQNITSSQYLLTDSQLPTDIPITEIAVKTDAVTPAHRNRMSSRRIQSPYCTSFGSSEKGKEKLKDMARLHFPFEGCGIADKVSQKLIEDYMNWLLRGLLKNHNNKNPSDDKYRSRSSFGFTMMDFVVAFPINKNWFYAMSQPNKCWSDEHIDVIFYYLRKKSKLCSMDQYRYTITHCLFMSHVKNCYDRYYMDDDDDSLTTQEHIDRASVVFVHERSNINIIKGFGIPAALPWHLVYEVYIPINCDQEFHWVLAVVELKNRLIRVFDSSISTRKQTIPHEIKMLSKMLPSYLLDSEFFEENERTKFADCQAYKDNNNGSLLEPQVPFMIEFAQDIPTQESDSLDCGLYVTAFAEYISDQINISYADFNPDYLRQRYGALLWSYGSEKAKCGYVSDNDDPPKSRGVVTPPAEEDLVHIV from the exons ATGTCAAGTCTGCCTCAACATTCGAATGCTGATGATGTACATGGTTCTGTTCCACAAGTGTCACCGAAATCGGCTGCTGATGTACATGGTTCTGTTCCAGACGTTTCTCAGAACCCGGCTGCTGATGTTCATGGATATGCAGATTTACAGAATGTCAACAATATAATTCCTCATATTGAGGAGTTGAAAGGACATTTGAAAACTTAC GTTGACAAGAAATTTGAGGAactgattattttgataaaagcaAATCACTCCCAGCTGATGCAATCTATTAGCAAAGAGAACATCAATTTTCAGGCTGATACAAGCACATTTCAGTCTGACAAACAAACATCTCAGCAAATACCATTTGATCTCGATGATATGGGTGGTGTAGCTGAGGATGGTGGTGGTTTTTCTGGTAAAAATGGTGAGCATCATATCATCGACGATGCAGGGGATGTAGATATGGATGGTGTTGGTGTTTCCGTAAATGAGGGTGAACAAATAGTCAGTGATAATCCAAAG TCGCACCAAGATTTAAATGAACATATCATGGACCAAGCCGTTGATGACAATGTTCATCACAACATCCCTCATGTGTTGCCCGAAAAAACAACAATGGATTCATCG GATTCTTCAACTTCAACAACAATATCGCCATCAACTCAAGCAGCAATAGATGCGCTTATCAAAGATTTGGGTAAAGATGCTACCAATGCTAGACCATTATATTCTTACGATCCACAGAATATAACTAGCAGCCAGTATTTGTTGACCGACAGTCAATTACCCACTGATATTCCAATAACGGAGATTGCTGTTAAAACTGATGCAGTCACTCCTGCGCATAGAAATAGAATGTCTTCGAGAAGGATTCAATCTCCATATTGtacttcttttgggtcaagcgagaagggaaaagagaaattgaaggatATGGCTCGACTCCATTTCCCGTTCGAAGGATGTGGCATTGCAGATAAAGTTTCGCAGAAACTTATTGAGGATTACATGAATTGGTTGTTGAGGGGGCttctaaaaaatcataacaataa GAACCCATCGGACGATAAATACAGATCAAGATCTTCTTTTGGATTTACGatgatggactttgttgttgctTTTCCAATAAACAAGAATTGGTTTTATGCCATGTCACAGCCAAACAAATGTTGGTCTGATGAG cacatcgatgtgattttttactaccttcgtaaaaaatcaaaactttgcaGCATGGATCAATACAGATACACAATAACCCACTGTTTGTTCATGTCACATGTAAAAAACTGTTATGATAGATATTACatggacgatgatgatgatagtcTTACTACACAAGAACATATTGACCGCGCTTCAGTTGTATTTGTACATGAGAGGTCAAATATTAACATCATCAAAGGGTTTGGAATACCAGCTGCTTTACCATGGCATCTTGTATATGAGGTCTACATCCCAATTAACTGTGATCAAGAATTCCATTGGGTGTTGGCTGTTGTTGAGTTGAAAAACAGGTTGATAAGGGTTTTTGACTCATCAATTAGCACAAGGAAACAAACAATTCCTCATGagatcaagatgttgtctaaaATGCTTCCTTCATACCTACTTGACAgtgaattttttgaagaaaatgaacgCACAAAATTTGCTGATTGTCAAGCATATAAAGACAACAATAATGGCTCACTTCTGGAGCCTCAAGTTCCTTTCATGATAGAATTTGCACAAGACATCCCTACACAGGAAAGCGATAGCCT AGACTGTGGGTTATATGTTACTGCATTTGCCGAGTATATCAGTGACCAAATCAATATATCTTATGCTGATTTTAATCCTGATTACCTGCGTCAAAGATATGGAGCATTGCTGTGGAGTTATGGAAGTGAGAAGGCTAAGTGCGGATATGTTAGCGACAATGATGATCCACCAAAATCCAGGGGCGTAGTCACACCACCAGCAGAAGAAGATTTAGTTCACATAGTGTAG
- the LOC104645401 gene encoding uncharacterized protein isoform X2 yields the protein MSSLPQHSNADDVHGSVPQVSPKSAADVHGSVPDVSQNPAADVHGYADLQNVNNIIPHIEELKGHLKTYVDKKFEELIILIKANHSQLMQSISKENINFQADTSTFQSDKQTSQQIPFDLDDMGGVAEDGGGFSGKNGEHHIIDDAGDVDMDGVGVSVNEGEQIVSDNPKSHQDLNEHIMDQAVDDNVHHNIPHVLPEKTTMDSSDSSTSTTISPSTQAAIDALIKDLVTPAHRNRMSSRRIQSPYCTSFGSSEKGKEKLKDMARLHFPFEGCGIADKVSQKLIEDYMNWLLRGLLKNHNNKNPSDDKYRSRSSFGFTMMDFVVAFPINKNWFYAMSQPNKCWSDEHIDVIFYYLRKKSKLCSMDQYRYTITHCLFMSHVKNCYDRYYMDDDDDSLTTQEHIDRASVVFVHERSNINIIKGFGIPAALPWHLVYEVYIPINCDQEFHWVLAVVELKNRLIRVFDSSISTRKQTIPHEIKMLSKMLPSYLLDSEFFEENERTKFADCQAYKDNNNGSLLEPQVPFMIEFAQDIPTQESDSLDCGLYVTAFAEYISDQINISYADFNPDYLRQRYGALLWSYGSEKAKCGYVSDNDDPPKSRGVVTPPAEEDLVHIV from the exons ATGTCAAGTCTGCCTCAACATTCGAATGCTGATGATGTACATGGTTCTGTTCCACAAGTGTCACCGAAATCGGCTGCTGATGTACATGGTTCTGTTCCAGACGTTTCTCAGAACCCGGCTGCTGATGTTCATGGATATGCAGATTTACAGAATGTCAACAATATAATTCCTCATATTGAGGAGTTGAAAGGACATTTGAAAACTTAC GTTGACAAGAAATTTGAGGAactgattattttgataaaagcaAATCACTCCCAGCTGATGCAATCTATTAGCAAAGAGAACATCAATTTTCAGGCTGATACAAGCACATTTCAGTCTGACAAACAAACATCTCAGCAAATACCATTTGATCTCGATGATATGGGTGGTGTAGCTGAGGATGGTGGTGGTTTTTCTGGTAAAAATGGTGAGCATCATATCATCGACGATGCAGGGGATGTAGATATGGATGGTGTTGGTGTTTCCGTAAATGAGGGTGAACAAATAGTCAGTGATAATCCAAAG TCGCACCAAGATTTAAATGAACATATCATGGACCAAGCCGTTGATGACAATGTTCATCACAACATCCCTCATGTGTTGCCCGAAAAAACAACAATGGATTCATCG GATTCTTCAACTTCAACAACAATATCGCCATCAACTCAAGCAGCAATAGATGCGCTTATCAAAGATTTGG TCACTCCTGCGCATAGAAATAGAATGTCTTCGAGAAGGATTCAATCTCCATATTGtacttcttttgggtcaagcgagaagggaaaagagaaattgaaggatATGGCTCGACTCCATTTCCCGTTCGAAGGATGTGGCATTGCAGATAAAGTTTCGCAGAAACTTATTGAGGATTACATGAATTGGTTGTTGAGGGGGCttctaaaaaatcataacaataa GAACCCATCGGACGATAAATACAGATCAAGATCTTCTTTTGGATTTACGatgatggactttgttgttgctTTTCCAATAAACAAGAATTGGTTTTATGCCATGTCACAGCCAAACAAATGTTGGTCTGATGAG cacatcgatgtgattttttactaccttcgtaaaaaatcaaaactttgcaGCATGGATCAATACAGATACACAATAACCCACTGTTTGTTCATGTCACATGTAAAAAACTGTTATGATAGATATTACatggacgatgatgatgatagtcTTACTACACAAGAACATATTGACCGCGCTTCAGTTGTATTTGTACATGAGAGGTCAAATATTAACATCATCAAAGGGTTTGGAATACCAGCTGCTTTACCATGGCATCTTGTATATGAGGTCTACATCCCAATTAACTGTGATCAAGAATTCCATTGGGTGTTGGCTGTTGTTGAGTTGAAAAACAGGTTGATAAGGGTTTTTGACTCATCAATTAGCACAAGGAAACAAACAATTCCTCATGagatcaagatgttgtctaaaATGCTTCCTTCATACCTACTTGACAgtgaattttttgaagaaaatgaacgCACAAAATTTGCTGATTGTCAAGCATATAAAGACAACAATAATGGCTCACTTCTGGAGCCTCAAGTTCCTTTCATGATAGAATTTGCACAAGACATCCCTACACAGGAAAGCGATAGCCT AGACTGTGGGTTATATGTTACTGCATTTGCCGAGTATATCAGTGACCAAATCAATATATCTTATGCTGATTTTAATCCTGATTACCTGCGTCAAAGATATGGAGCATTGCTGTGGAGTTATGGAAGTGAGAAGGCTAAGTGCGGATATGTTAGCGACAATGATGATCCACCAAAATCCAGGGGCGTAGTCACACCACCAGCAGAAGAAGATTTAGTTCACATAGTGTAG